From Hemitrygon akajei chromosome 19, sHemAka1.3, whole genome shotgun sequence, the proteins below share one genomic window:
- the setmar gene encoding histone-lysine N-methyltransferase SETMAR isoform X2 — MQNEHVPPGLNVQCEYTPGNVAGPGEDLDPTEINLPGCDCLTSSCKLDTCTCLQCYKGAYDENMCLVDLNDKTSYSRPVFECNIMCKCSEACKNRLVQRGLVFKLQVFRTSKKGWGLQTLEPIKKGRFVCEYGGEIISFLEARRRIQCQNLDDMNYIIAVREHLSSGEVLQMFVDPTHTGNVGRFLNHSCDPNLYMVPVRVDSIIPRLALFAARDIVAEEELSYDYSGRFNNLLKEDSDKESSGGPTLALKPCYCGAQTCTGYLHFDGSLYNLKDKITLT, encoded by the exons ATGCAGAATGAACATGTCCCTCCAGGTCTGAATGTACAATGTGAA tacacacctggaaaTGTAGCTGGACCAGGAGAAGACCTTGATCCCACTGAAATAAATCTTCCAGGATGTGACTGCTTAACCTCTTCCTGTAAGTTGGACACGTGCACTTGTCTACAATGCTACAAAGGAGCTTACGATGAGAACATGTGCCTTGTGGACCTTAATGACAAGACAAGCTATTCCAGGCCAGTTTTTGAGTGTAACATTATGTGCAAGTGCAGTGAGGCCTGTAAGAACAGGCTTGTCCAAAGAGGTCTTGTCTTTAAACTGCAGGTGTTCAGAACCTCCAAGAAAGGATGGGGTCTTCAGACACTAGAACCAATTAAGAAAGGGAGATTTGTATGTGAGTATGGGGGTGAAATCATCAGTTTTCTCGAAGCCAGGAGGCGAATTCAGTGCCAAAATTTGGATGATATGAACTATATCATAGCGGTGAGAGAACACCTGAGTAGTGGAGAAGTACTACAGATGTTTGTTGACCCGACACACACTGGAAACGTTGGCCGTTTCCTCAACCATTCTTGTGATCCCAACCTGTATATGGTTCCTGTTCGTGTTGACTCCATAATTCCAAGGTTGGCCCTTTTTGCAGCTCGTGATATTGTAGCTGAGGAGGAACTGTCTTATGATTATTCTGGAAGATTCAATAATCTTTTGAAAGAAGACTCAGATAAGGAATCATCTGGTGGCCCGACTCTTGCCCTTAAGCCATGTTATTGTGGCGCACAGACATGCACTGGCTACCTGCACTTTGATGGTTCACTTTATAATCTAAAGGATAAGATAACTCTGACTTAG